A window of Costertonia aggregata contains these coding sequences:
- a CDS encoding C45 family peptidase, which translates to MTPLKSFVGTAANFCLSLLFCALLTPNLSRACTIVSAIAKNGHVWTANNEDGPFGVANFINVYPRSESDKYGYYTMTYLSPLYGQSGAIQGGMNTAGLSFDFNAIPYVADFDPKSRKAFPQGNDAILPHILGNMETVEQVISFFETYWFVDGFRDAQMHVSDKNGRFAIISASGVELVDEGEFLVSTNFDICGKENGSSCWRYPIAVEKLSTSGASLETMEAICRETTQKNGATMYSNIQNLSTGDIWFFSKHDSGTLLRTNLKTMLSNGRKSYTFSDLGSLKEERPVRNWQAPKLAKFSKNSVAGYLGTYEHSYIGSVNVRAVESGIEVSFMDGTKETLYLDNRGNFSLPDYDLYITFGTDEDSGNPQMSLYEKGFWSFTVKNPMPLNKIAIPENETARTGKQDITIAKGQGSYPRRARRAL; encoded by the coding sequence ATGACACCATTAAAATCTTTCGTCGGCACCGCCGCCAACTTCTGTTTATCGCTACTATTCTGTGCTCTGCTTACACCGAATCTTTCACGCGCTTGTACTATCGTAAGCGCCATAGCGAAAAACGGTCATGTGTGGACCGCCAACAATGAAGATGGCCCTTTCGGGGTCGCGAACTTTATCAATGTCTATCCACGTTCTGAATCGGACAAATATGGGTACTACACTATGACTTATTTATCGCCACTATACGGCCAGAGTGGGGCGATTCAAGGAGGAATGAACACTGCCGGACTAAGTTTTGACTTTAATGCCATCCCTTACGTTGCGGATTTCGACCCAAAAAGCAGAAAAGCCTTTCCGCAAGGAAACGACGCGATTCTTCCCCATATCTTGGGAAATATGGAAACGGTGGAACAAGTCATCTCCTTTTTTGAGACCTATTGGTTCGTCGACGGTTTCAGGGATGCGCAGATGCATGTCTCCGACAAGAACGGAAGGTTTGCCATTATCAGCGCTTCCGGTGTGGAATTGGTCGATGAAGGGGAGTTTCTGGTATCCACGAATTTCGATATTTGTGGTAAAGAGAATGGTTCTTCTTGCTGGAGATATCCCATAGCTGTGGAAAAGTTGTCGACCTCAGGTGCCAGTCTCGAGACCATGGAAGCCATCTGCCGGGAAACCACACAAAAGAACGGTGCCACCATGTATTCCAATATCCAAAATCTTAGCACCGGCGATATTTGGTTTTTTTCAAAGCACGATTCAGGAACCCTATTGCGCACGAACCTCAAAACGATGCTTTCCAACGGGAGAAAATCATACACCTTCAGCGACCTAGGATCCTTAAAGGAAGAGCGGCCCGTACGTAACTGGCAAGCACCAAAATTGGCCAAGTTTTCTAAAAATTCGGTAGCAGGATATTTGGGTACTTATGAACATTCCTATATCGGTTCCGTCAATGTTAGGGCGGTGGAAAGTGGAATCGAAGTTTCCTTTATGGACGGTACCAAAGAAACGCTCTATTTGGATAATCGGGGCAATTTTTCCCTTCCCGATTACGACCTTTATATTACATTTGGAACGGACGAAGATTCGGGAAATCCACAAATGAGCCTTTATGAAAAAGGGTTTTGGTCCTTTACCGTAAAAAACCCGATGCCGTTGAACAAAATAGCGATTCCAGAAAATGAAACAGCCCGAACTGGGAAACAGGATATCACAATTGCGAAAGGCCAAGGGTCTTACCCAAGAAGAGCTCGTAGAGCGCTGTAA
- a CDS encoding helix-turn-helix domain-containing protein encodes MKQPELGNRISQLRKAKGLTQEELVERCNVSVRTIQRIETGEVNPRSYTVKTILAALESDFDELHSDSSFSRNVLKTLRVSWLAGIIYFVLGLLEGPMDINRIVIGSEIPEDVIADFIPMLYFSPSLYIIIKILVLISYVLFLKGFISIGLYTGNSLLSIISRTLIGVMGFAIVFDLLSFFYQELDGLFVQMAIALALGALSILFGIALVKLRSGLGMICIFTGAIEILVGILFLFFQPIGLVIQMVAVLLEFVIVYQTSKAIAEGSDIAIGNLG; translated from the coding sequence ATGAAACAGCCCGAACTGGGAAACAGGATATCACAATTGCGAAAGGCCAAGGGTCTTACCCAAGAAGAGCTCGTAGAGCGCTGTAACGTAAGTGTAAGGACGATACAGCGCATCGAGACCGGGGAGGTCAATCCGAGGAGCTATACCGTAAAGACCATCCTCGCGGCACTCGAATCCGACTTCGACGAACTGCATTCGGACAGTTCTTTTTCCAGAAACGTATTGAAAACCTTGAGAGTGTCATGGTTGGCGGGCATCATTTATTTCGTGCTCGGGCTTTTGGAAGGCCCTATGGATATCAACAGAATCGTGATTGGTTCCGAAATTCCTGAGGACGTCATAGCCGACTTTATTCCTATGTTATACTTTAGCCCCTCGCTGTATATAATCATAAAAATCCTGGTGCTTATTTCCTATGTGCTATTTTTAAAAGGGTTCATATCCATCGGCCTTTATACCGGAAATTCTTTATTATCGATAATTTCGAGAACATTGATCGGGGTAATGGGCTTTGCCATTGTCTTTGACCTTCTTTCATTCTTCTATCAGGAATTAGACGGTCTGTTCGTGCAAATGGCGATTGCCCTAGCGCTGGGTGCGCTTAGTATTCTTTTTGGAATCGCACTCGTTAAACTGCGTTCGGGACTGGGCATGATCTGTATTTTTACTGGGGCGATCGAAATTTTGGTAGGGATTCTTTTTCTGTTTTTTCAGCCTATCGGATTGGTCATACAGATGGTGGCCGTTTTATTGGAATTTGTCATCGTCTATCAAACCTCAAAAGCGATAGCGGAAGGTTCGGATATAGCAATTGGTAATTTGGGTTAG
- a CDS encoding SOS response-associated peptidase — MCYSATLTKEAHELEARIQLKLRFPEEYRPYYFQSAFDHQNLYIIPQQKSSEIVPATWGLVPKWAMKGDISEFLDKNYTNNARSESIFDKPSFKDFPLTNRCLIAANGFFEPHHANGTAFPYFCHYKTDKIFFFAGLYSEIDDGLYSTTIITVEANELFSEVHNKKKRMPLVLDTEFEQEWLRPDLEELHVKDLMRVGFTTAEFECYPVTRDLYK; from the coding sequence ATGTGCTATTCCGCAACGTTAACCAAAGAAGCCCATGAACTTGAGGCTAGAATTCAATTGAAACTTCGCTTTCCGGAGGAATACCGACCCTATTATTTTCAATCGGCGTTCGACCATCAAAATCTCTATATCATACCCCAGCAGAAATCAAGTGAAATCGTTCCGGCGACTTGGGGGCTAGTACCAAAATGGGCTATGAAGGGGGATATATCGGAATTTCTAGATAAAAACTACACTAACAATGCCCGTTCCGAATCAATTTTTGACAAACCTTCCTTTAAAGATTTTCCATTAACGAACCGATGCTTGATTGCGGCCAACGGATTTTTCGAACCCCATCACGCCAACGGCACCGCCTTTCCTTATTTCTGCCATTATAAGACCGATAAGATTTTCTTTTTTGCAGGTTTGTATTCCGAAATCGACGACGGACTTTATAGCACTACCATCATAACCGTTGAGGCGAACGAACTTTTTTCGGAAGTGCATAACAAGAAGAAACGCATGCCCTTAGTGCTCGATACCGAATTTGAACAGGAATGGCTCAGACCCGATTTGGAAGAGCTGCACGTGAAAGACTTGATGAGAGTCGGTTTTACAACGGCCGAGTTCGAGTGCTATCCCGTAACAAGGGATTTATATAAATAA
- a CDS encoding ferritin-like domain-containing protein has product METKYDNLVDQLEEILEKNRDAEKGYRKAAENADSHSLKSYFENKASERAQFNNALKREMVANYDDIDDDSSFTGSIHRAWMDVKAFFSGDDDEAMLEEAIRGDKAAVEEYDEVLDDTHLPSSIATLIREQKTKIRTDLNKIKSMEDLA; this is encoded by the coding sequence ATGGAAACAAAATATGACAATTTAGTCGATCAATTAGAGGAAATTCTTGAAAAAAATAGAGATGCCGAGAAAGGCTACCGAAAGGCGGCCGAGAATGCGGATAGCCATAGTTTAAAATCCTATTTTGAAAACAAGGCCAGTGAGCGGGCACAATTTAACAATGCGCTAAAACGCGAAATGGTCGCCAATTATGATGATATCGATGATGATAGCAGCTTTACCGGAAGCATCCATAGAGCTTGGATGGACGTGAAAGCATTCTTCTCTGGGGATGACGACGAGGCAATGTTGGAAGAAGCGATTCGAGGGGACAAAGCGGCCGTTGAAGAATACGACGAAGTTTTGGACGACACCCATCTTCCCAGTTCTATCGCAACTCTGATTAGAGAGCAAAAGACAAAAATCAGAACGGATTTGAACAAAATAAAATCTATGGAAGACTTGGCGTAA
- a CDS encoding YqaE/Pmp3 family membrane protein codes for MSLLTIILNILLPPLAVFLKHGVGTTLLISILLTLLAWLPGVIHAFIVNQ; via the coding sequence ATGTCACTTTTAACGATTATCCTGAATATTTTACTGCCACCTTTGGCCGTATTTTTAAAGCATGGGGTCGGCACCACCTTGCTCATAAGCATCTTACTGACGCTTTTGGCCTGGTTGCCAGGAGTCATCCATGCATTTATCGTAAATCAATAA
- a CDS encoding MgtC/SapB family protein, whose protein sequence is MEILEFETGELLPFAIRVIIAGAGGMLIGFERDVKGKTAGIRTSILVAMGAAVFVLMSLHLGQSPEADYMRVIGQVVSGIGFLGAGAILQNKNKIKGIATAATIWCSAGIGCLAAASLFSQLAVFVILVVIVNITFGIISIGKKKDHFN, encoded by the coding sequence ATGGAAATTTTGGAATTTGAGACGGGCGAGTTGCTGCCCTTTGCGATACGAGTGATAATCGCAGGTGCGGGGGGAATGTTAATTGGTTTTGAACGGGATGTTAAGGGAAAGACTGCCGGAATTCGAACGAGCATTTTGGTAGCCATGGGTGCGGCAGTGTTTGTGCTAATGTCATTGCATTTGGGACAAAGTCCAGAAGCTGATTATATGCGGGTTATTGGTCAGGTCGTATCGGGAATCGGTTTTTTGGGTGCCGGGGCAATTCTGCAAAACAAGAATAAAATAAAGGGCATTGCCACTGCTGCGACCATTTGGTGCAGTGCCGGGATTGGGTGTTTGGCAGCGGCATCATTGTTTTCGCAATTGGCGGTTTTCGTCATTCTGGTCGTTATAGTCAATATAACCTTCGGGATTATCAGTATAGGAAAAAAGAAGGATCATTTCAATTAA